Genomic segment of Bacteroides intestinalis DSM 17393:
ACTTAGTTATGAATGACACGGTCGTTCAGCTCCGCCAATTTAGCGTTGTTCCATCGGTCGGTAGTACCTACCAGATAACCGGTGATACGCTGTAATTTATCGATGTGGGTGCTTCCGCATTTAGGGCAAGCTTCCAGATTCGGAGTTGAATTTTCGTAGCCGCATTCCAGGCAACGGTTACGGTTATGGTTTACTGAACCGTATCCGATGTTATACTGATCCATCATATCCACTACACGCATGATAACTTCGGGGTTATGTGTTGCATCACCGTCTATTTCTACATAGAAGATGTGTCCGCCACGTGTCAGATCGTGATACGGAGCTTCCACTTCAGCTTTATGACGGGCACTGCACTTATAATATACGGGTACATGATTGGAGTTCGTATAATAATCCCGGTCTGTAATGCCTGGCAATACCCCGAATTTCTTACGGTCGGCACCTGTGAACTTACCTGATAAGCCTTCGGCAGGCGTGGCCAGCACACTGTAGTTATGGTGATACTGTTCGGAGAACTGGTTGGCACGATCGCGCATATAGGTTACTATCTTCACTCCCAGTTTTTGTGATTCTTCCGATTCTCCATGATGTTTTCCTGTAAGGGCTACCAGGCATTCTGCCAGACCGATGAAACCGATACCCAGTGTTCCCTGATTGATGACAGAAGCAATCGTATCGTTAGGTTTCAGCTTTTCGCTACCCACCCATAAAGCAGACATTAACAGCGGAAATTGCTTGGCAAATGCTGTTTTCTGGAATTCCATGCGTTCGTGGAGTTGGCGGGCTGTAACTTCGAGCATTGCATCCAGTTTGGCGAAGAATTTGGCTATACGCAATTCTTCGTCTTCTATCTTCATGCATTCGATGCCCAGGCGTACGATGTTGATGGTGGAGAAAGAAATATTTCCGCGTCCGATGGATGTTTTCGGTCCGAAACGGTTTTCGAATACACGTGTGCGGCATCCCATGGTTGCCACTTCGTGCTGATAACGCTGAGGATCGTTTGCTTTCCATTCTTCACTTTGGTTGAATGTAGCGTCCAGGTTCAGGAAGTTCGGGAAGAAACGGCGTGCGGTTACTTTGCAAGCAAGTTGGTAAAGATCATAGTTGCGGTCTTCCGGCAGATAACTTACGCCACGTTTCTTTTTCCATATCTGGATAGGGAAGATGGCAGTCTCGCCATTGCCTACGCCCTGATAGGTGCTTTTCAGTAACTCGCGGATGATGCAACGTCCCTCGGCTGATGTATCTGTGCCGTAGTTGATAGAGCTGAATACGACTTGATTGCCGCCGCGTGAGTGAATGGTATTCATATTATGAATGAATGCTTCCATGGACTGGTGTACACGTGCTACAGTTTTGTTGATGGCATGTTGTACAATGCGTTTTTCGTCGGACAGGCCATCCAACGGCTGTTGCAGGTAGTCTGTAAGTTCCTTCTGATAAAGATGTGAATAATCCTTTCCGTTCAGTTCTTCCAGATTCTTGATTTCTTCGATGTAGCTGTTGCGTACATAAGGTGCCAGATAAAAATCGAATGCAGGAATAGCCTGGCCACCATGCATTTCATTCTGGGCAGTTTCCAGTGAGATACATCCCAGGATACTTGCTGTTTCGATGCGTTTGGCAGGACGTGATTCGCCATGTCCGGCAGAAAAGCCACAGGACAAAATGCGGTCCAGCGGGTGTTGAACGCATGTCAGACTTTTGGTAGGGTAGTAGTCCTTATCATGAATATGCAGATAATTGTTGTGTACAGCTTCCAGTACCTCGTCGCTCAACAAATAGTCGTCTACAAACGGTTTGGTGGTTTCACTGGCAAACTTCATCATCATGCCCGCCGGAGTATCGGCGTTCATATTGGCATTTTCCCGTGTCACATCGTTGGACTTGATCTCTATAATCTCCAGAAACATATCACGCGTCTTGGCTTTGCGGGCAATGCTACGCTGGTTGCGGTAAGCAATATACTTTTGTGCCACATCTTTCCGGCTACTTTTCATCAGCTCCATTTCTACTGCATCCTGAATGGCTTCCACCGTCATTTGTGCACTTCCCTTAAAGGATATGTGATCTGTGATCTGGCGTATCAATTGCAGGTCTTCACCTTTGTCCGTGTGTAACATTGCTTTACGGATTGCAGTTACTATTTTCTCTTCATTAAAGCCGACTACTCGTCCGTCTCTTTTGATTACAGTCTGTATCATGGTCTCATTTTTATTACTTTGTTATCCATTTGAATTGGGAGTACAAAGGTATAAACTTATCTGAAAGTTTTTATTTTTGGAAAACTTTTGTGTCTATAAAATATGTTAATCGACTGATAATCAATCGTTGTTGGAAGGGAAATGGGAAACTTTTTATTTTGTAGGTCTTTTAAAAGTTGTTCGAAATGGAAAACCCTATGTAGTAAGTAGATACAAAAAATCTCGCCTGCTACACATACGTGTAACAGGCGAGGTTATACTATAAAAATAATCTTGAATAGGGATTATTCTTTCCCGTACGAAAATTATTTCAAAACTTCTGCCAATTTTGTTTGCAACTCTTCACCGTGCAATCCGCGTGCGATGATAGTTCCTTCACCGTCGATCAATACAGTGTGAGGAATGCTGCTTACTGCATACAACTGAGCGCCTTCGCAATTCCAGTATTTCAGGTCAGACATTTGCGGCCAAGTGATGTTCAGCTTCTCGATAGCATCTTTCCATGCTTCGCCACTTTGATCCAAAGATACACCTACGATTTCGAAACCTTTGTTCTTGTATTGAGCATAAGCTTCTACCAGGTTCGGCATTTCGCGACGGCAAGGACCACACCAGCTTGCCCAAAAGTCGATGAGTACCACTTTGCCTTTACCTACATAGTCAGACAGTTTCACCGGTTTTCCATCAGGAGTTGCCATTTCGAAATCTGTGAACTTCTGGCCTACAGCAGTAGCTTTCATCTTTTCTACGTTTCCTTTGATCTTGATGATTACTTCATCGTTAGCAAATTCAGCGGGAATTTGCGGCATCAACGGATCCAGTTCGTCTACTTCAAGGTAGTAGTAGTTATTCTTCAGCAAATGAACGCCCACCAGGTTAGTGATATTCTTAGCAATACCTGCCTTAGTGATTTCCATTGACTTTTCTTGCAGATCGTTCATTTCCTTCATTTTGGCTTCACGCTGCTCGTCAGTCAGTGTAGTATCTGACATGGATTCATATATAGTCATCATTTGCTTGTTCAGATCATTCAGTTGAGCTCTGATTTCCTGATAAGCATCGTTGCTCGGCGTACCGGTAGCAGAGTCATTATCGCGGGTCAAATTGATCTTGATATTACCGTTTTCAAGGAAGAAGTCCATCAGGATACCTTCTTTTCCTGCCGGTCTGTAGGTTACGTAACGGTTTGCAGCAGTATCTTGTACGCCTTTAAAGGTGAATGTACCTTTGGTGATTACTGCGGAGTCTACTTTTACAAGATTTCTTCCGTCTACTTTTTGCAAAAATACAGTGTCGCCGTCAGCTCCACCCTCTACGGTTCCGGTTACCACGTAACCTTTGTTTCCGCTACAGGCAGCAACGATAGCAGCCACAGCGAGCAGATAGATAAATTTTTTCATTGCTTTTATTATTAAGTAAAAATATATGGCTACAAAGATAGTCAATAAAAAATCCCCTCCGGCATAACCGGAGAGGATTTTATAGTTTTAATCCCATTTTTTGTAATCGTACTGTGCTTACTATTATTCAGCAGCAGCTTCAGCAGCGGGAGCTTCTTCAGCAGGAGCTTCGGCGGCAGCTTTTTCTGCTTCTTCAGCAGCTTTCTTTTCAGCCAATGCTTTTGCTTTTTCAGCGTTTACTTTCTTTTCAGCTTCCAGACGTGCTTTTGCTTCAGCTTTCTTAGCTTCTTCGTCTTTAGCTTTCAAAGCAGCCAGACCGCTTTGTTTGTTGTTCTTCCAAGCTTCGAATTTAGCTTCTGCTTCAGCTTCACCAAATGCACCCTTGGTAACACCACCCATGAGGTGTTTTTTCATGTAAACGCCTTCGCGTGACAAGATGTTA
This window contains:
- a CDS encoding anaerobic ribonucleoside triphosphate reductase; translated protein: MIQTVIKRDGRVVGFNEEKIVTAIRKAMLHTDKGEDLQLIRQITDHISFKGSAQMTVEAIQDAVEMELMKSSRKDVAQKYIAYRNQRSIARKAKTRDMFLEIIEIKSNDVTRENANMNADTPAGMMMKFASETTKPFVDDYLLSDEVLEAVHNNYLHIHDKDYYPTKSLTCVQHPLDRILSCGFSAGHGESRPAKRIETASILGCISLETAQNEMHGGQAIPAFDFYLAPYVRNSYIEEIKNLEELNGKDYSHLYQKELTDYLQQPLDGLSDEKRIVQHAINKTVARVHQSMEAFIHNMNTIHSRGGNQVVFSSINYGTDTSAEGRCIIRELLKSTYQGVGNGETAIFPIQIWKKKRGVSYLPEDRNYDLYQLACKVTARRFFPNFLNLDATFNQSEEWKANDPQRYQHEVATMGCRTRVFENRFGPKTSIGRGNISFSTINIVRLGIECMKIEDEELRIAKFFAKLDAMLEVTARQLHERMEFQKTAFAKQFPLLMSALWVGSEKLKPNDTIASVINQGTLGIGFIGLAECLVALTGKHHGESEESQKLGVKIVTYMRDRANQFSEQYHHNYSVLATPAEGLSGKFTGADRKKFGVLPGITDRDYYTNSNHVPVYYKCSARHKAEVEAPYHDLTRGGHIFYVEIDGDATHNPEVIMRVVDMMDQYNIGYGSVNHNRNRCLECGYENSTPNLEACPKCGSTHIDKLQRITGYLVGTTDRWNNAKLAELNDRVIHN
- a CDS encoding TlpA disulfide reductase family protein, with the protein product MKKFIYLLAVAAIVAACSGNKGYVVTGTVEGGADGDTVFLQKVDGRNLVKVDSAVITKGTFTFKGVQDTAANRYVTYRPAGKEGILMDFFLENGNIKINLTRDNDSATGTPSNDAYQEIRAQLNDLNKQMMTIYESMSDTTLTDEQREAKMKEMNDLQEKSMEITKAGIAKNITNLVGVHLLKNNYYYLEVDELDPLMPQIPAEFANDEVIIKIKGNVEKMKATAVGQKFTDFEMATPDGKPVKLSDYVGKGKVVLIDFWASWCGPCRREMPNLVEAYAQYKNKGFEIVGVSLDQSGEAWKDAIEKLNITWPQMSDLKYWNCEGAQLYAVSSIPHTVLIDGEGTIIARGLHGEELQTKLAEVLK
- a CDS encoding 30S ribosomal protein S16; translated protein: MATKIRLQRHGRKSYAFYSIVIADVRAPRDGKFIEKIGTYNPNTNPATVDLKFDRALDWVMKGAQPTDTVRNILSREGVYMKKHLMGGVTKGAFGEAEAEAKFEAWKNNKQSGLAALKAKDEEAKKAEAKARLEAEKKVNAEKAKALAEKKAAEEAEKAAAEAPAEEAPAAEAAAE